In [Phormidium] sp. ETS-05, the genomic window GATCGTCTTTTGTCAAGAGTATTTTTTTCCAAACTACCTAGGTCAAGGCAGGGTTTGCCTTGGTTAAAGGATAACTAAGGATGAGCGAGCTGGCAGGAATGAGCCTAAAGGGACTTTTTACAACCTACTCGCCTATATTTCCCGATATGGATGCCTTACCCCAGAAGAGATGAATGGTAGATGCACCCTGATTGACACCTCCCGGCTCCACCCAGCCGGGAGTTTTTTTTGCGATCGTCATTTGTCCTTTGTCATTTGTCATTTGTCCTTTGTCCTTTGTCATTTGTTGGCTCATACACATGAAAAAATATAGCTACAAGTATTAATAGATGCAACTTTTATCTTTTAATACTTGTGACAAAGGACAAGTGACAAGGGACAAGGGACAAGGGACAAGTGACAAATGACAAGTGACAAATGACAAGTGACAATCAACCTAGGGGCTCGAAGGTTTGGACTTCTAACACTGGCCCGATCGCCGCAAAGGTCATCACGTCATCGCGCACGTTACCAATAACTTTGACTTGTTGACCGGCTTTTAACATCTCTTTGGGGGCGCCTCGGGCGATTTCATAGGTTTTGCCGTCTGTGGCGGCTAAAGCCCAGGCGCCAGTGCCAATATCGATGCGTTTAATCGTCCCAGTGAGGTTGATGC contains:
- a CDS encoding DUF1344 domain-containing protein, translated to MSINLTGTIKRIDIGTGAWALAATDGKTYEIARGAPKEMLKAGQQVKVIGNVRDDVMTFAAIGPVLEVQTFEPLG